One part of the Mytilus trossulus isolate FHL-02 chromosome 11, PNRI_Mtr1.1.1.hap1, whole genome shotgun sequence genome encodes these proteins:
- the LOC134690027 gene encoding uncharacterized protein LOC134690027 has translation MRVLFNQKCYFEIFHFKLFLIMMVCVKLSTTPSLDNQFQRNDNMDGEEIQITQKRKRKESEQDKTRPELKEQKKGKKGNTKNMTTRRTIYSSYVYGCICQKKQILYSIIQELKEIIFFFELICYIHELSYLLWLFYIAVEQHMVSTATVQLCFIQNNMHALLCNFQEFKFSTCAVLTLNSL, from the exons ATGAGAGTATTGTTCAATCAAAagtgttattttgaaatttttcatttcaaattattcttaATTATGATGGTTTGCGTAAAACTATCAACAACACCAAGCTTAGACAATCAATTCCAACGAAATGACAATATGGATGGAGAAGAG ATACAGATTacacagaaaagaaaaagaaaagaaagtgaACAAGACAAAACCAGACCTGAATTGAAAGAGCAGAAGAAAGGCAAAAAAG gaaATACGAAGAACATGACAACTAGACGCACCATATATAGCTCATATGTATATGGCTGTATATGTCAAAAGAAACAGATATTGTATTCTATAATACAggaattaaaagaaatcattttcttttttgagttGATTTGTTACATACATGAGTTATCATATTTGTTGTGGCTATTTTACATAGCAGTTGAACAACATATGGTTTCAACAGCAACAGtacaattatgttttattcaaaataatatgcatgctttattatgtaattttcaagaatttaaattttctacCTGTGCTGTACTGACATTAAACAGTTTGTAG